CAGTTCAAGCTCGGTGGCTACTACGGTGCCTATGGCGCAAGTACATCACCTGGCGCAGGTATCAACTGGATCAGCAATAGAAATGCTGACTACAGCGATCCTAAGTTCAAAGTTAGCGTCAACTACGTCGCTAAGAATGGTGCCAAGAGTGACCCCAATGATGGTGGTATCGCAGGTGATCGTTCCAAAGGTAAGTTCCTGAGCCAAATCGCCTATGGAACACCTTCATGGCAAGTTTCTGCGGCTTACGCCTATTCACAGGCTGGCATGACTGTGGGTGGAGCAGGTACACCACTCGGTAAATCCACTAGCGGTTACGACGATGCCAACCAGTTCAACTTGAATGCTTATTACCAGCCCCTCGATAGCGGTTGGATTCCAAGCATCAGCGTTGGCTGGAGCCTCACCAGTTTCAATTTGGAAGATGGTGCTGCTGATGGTACACGTCAGCAGGCTCAAGGTTGGCTTGTGGGCCTAAACTGGCAAGATGCATTTATGCGAGGCAACCGCTTAGGTTTCGCAGTTGGGCAACCTCAGTTTGTAACTCAAATCAAAGGCACAGACCCAAGCAACGGTAAGAAGTATCCAGCTGACGGCAACTATGCCTTCGAACTGTATTACGACTTCCAAGTCACCGATAACATCACTGTGACTCCTGCTTTGTTCTACTTGAGCCGTCCTTTTGGCCAAGAAACTGGGGATAGCGCAGCCAGAGGAGGTACTGGTGCAGACCAGTTCAGTACCCTTGGTGGTCTTGTGTTGACTACATTTAAGTTCTAGAACTTTAAATCTAATCACATAAACGAGGAGGGTCATACCCTCCTTTTTTTTGCTTTCAAATTGCCATTAAAAAAGGAGGGACTCACAAGTCCCTCCTAAAAGTCAGAAAATAATATTGATGTTACCAGCAGTTCTCACCTTCACCAATCGGAATACAGATATCCTGCTCTTTTGCCTTTTCAGCTGCTGCCTTGGCATCAGCATCTTTCTTAGCTTCTGCATCAAGATCTTGATCTGTCGACCATTCCTGAAGTCCTCCGCCAATCATGTCTTGATCGGCTTGAGCTGGTTCGACGATTGCTAACTGGCCTGATAGTGCAGCTGCACTAGCAAGAAATATTGAAAGGGCAGTCGTCTTTTTCATGAAATTTGAGCACATACATCAGCTTACTGAAAAAATCGAGAGCAGAGTGAATCTTTTTATACATGCTTAGCCACCTAACCGGCGTAACAGGTTTGTATAAGCCAAAAAGATCAAATCAAGTTCGTCACTTCGGCCGTGCTTTGCCAAAACCGCACGTGCACCACTTTCAAGCTGAAATAAACAGATTCGATCATTTTCGGCTTGAACATAACTCTCAATCCAACCCACACAAACGGTGCGAATACCACTGGTGACATTACAAACACGATGCAACGATGTACTGGGGTAGATCAAAATTTCTCCCTGCTTAAGCTTGATAGGGTATGACTCAGAAATACTGTCAATCTCTAGATCACCACCCTCATACATCGTGTCATCCGTCAAAGATAAAGTAAAAGACAAATCACTTCTTCCACTACTCATGTAGGCATTATCCACATGAGTGTCATACCCACCTTCCTTTTCTGTTTTAGAAATCAAGAATCGGTGGAGTTTGCGAGGAAGGCAAAACCCCTTCACTACTGGATGATTCCACATTGCGCGTTCTACGAGCTCATGAATTTCTTTTCGCAATGCAGAGTCATAGTTAATTTGAAAATTTCTTTTACCCCCCTTAGCGTGAGCACCAGCGGTTAGCGAACCGTCCAGCCATTCCGCTTCGTTAGCAAGTCTTTCAAGCAAGCGCTCGCAGGTTGCTTGATCCAGTATTTGCAATCGCAAATGATTCATTGTTCAGTCCTTGTATCTCTGGAAAATCGGCGAAGCGTACCCCTGTGACAAATGATTCGTTTGCGTCCCAACAGGCTTCTATAATAAAAGAAAATGCTTTATTGAGATGAAACCTTTTCTGTTTCTCACATCTCTTTTGCCACTAGCTCTATTTGCACCAGCTTATGCGGCAGAAGAAGTCAGAGTTTACTCAGGTCGTCATTACAATACTGACCGTCAAGTATATAAAAAGTTTTCAGATCAAACCGGAATCAAAGTTCGCTTAGTAGAAGCATCGGGCATTTCTTTAGTTCAACGACTAAAAAGTGAAGGCAAGAACACCAAAGCAGACGTAATCATTTTAGTTGATGCTGCACGCATCAACAATGCAGCCAACGCCGGGCTCTTTGCCCCAATTCAATCTTCTTCACTAAGTAAATCCGTACCTTCTCGCTATCGAGATCCAAACAAAAGATGGTTTGGTTTAACTCGACGAGTGCGCGCGATTATCGTGAATCCAGCCATTGTGAATCCATCCTCAGTTACGTCATATTCACAACTAGCAAGCCCAGCTCTAAAAGGAAAAGTATGTCTAAGGAAGAGAAAAAATGTCTACAATCAATCACTTGTTGCTGATCAACTAGCACTGAAGGGCACAGCCAAGGTTAAATCCTGGCTGAAAGGTCTTACTAGCAATGTCAGTCAACCGTATTTTGGTGGAGACATCGGGCTCATTCGGGCTGTCGCTCAAGGACAGTGTGGCGTTGGAGTTGTGAATCACTATTACTTAGCTCGCATGAGAGCGGGGGTTAACGGGAAAAAAGATCAGCAATTTGCCAATGATGTAAAAATCGTGATGCCAAATCCTGCTCATGTAAATATTAGTGCTGCAGCAGTTTCGCGTTACTCTAAGAATAAAAAAAATGCAGTCAAATTAATCGAATTTCTGGCATCACCTAAGGGAAGCGCTGGCATTGCAGGGCCCACCTATGAGTTCCCCTTACAAGGTGTTGGTGGTTCAACTTATCTCAAAGGAATGACAAAATTCACTCCTGATCAAGTCACTATTTCGCAACTAAGTCGTTACAACAAAGAAGCCATCCGTCTTATTACCGAGGCTGGATGGAAATAAGCTTGTCCAATACATAGCCAAATAGTGCAGGATCTGGTTCAGCATTGCCCAGATCTGACAAGCCAAGCTCCTCGAGCCGATCTGATACTTTTTGCTCTAAATCAGCTGGTCGGCTCAGAGGTTTACCCCATTCGTGATTCTTTTCTGGTCCAATTTTAGTTGTAGCGTCGATAGCCATTCTTCCACCAAGTCCCAATTGTTCACTTGCAAAATCAAGGGTGTCAAAGGGTGTATTTTCTAAAACAAATAGATCTCTTTGTGGATCAACTTGTGCAGCAATAGCCCAAACAACCTGACGTGGATCCCGCACATTGATATGTTCGTCAACAACGACAACAAACTTGGTGTAAGTGAATTGTGGGAGTGCACTCCAGAATGCCATTGCAGCTCTTTTTGCTTGACCTGGGTAGGCTTTGTCAATAGAAATAACCGCTAGTTTGTAACTTAGGGCTTCCATTGGTAAAAAGAAATCTCTGATTTCTGGAATTTGTTGACGCAAAATTGGCGTGTAAATTCTGTTGAGAGCAATCGCCAGCATTGCCTCCTCTTTCGGTGGCCGTCCACTGAACGTGGTGAGAAAGATTGGTGACCGCCGCTGCGTCATGCAGTGGAAGCGCACCAAGGGTGAATCCTCTACGCCACCATAAAAACCCATATGGTCGCCAAATGGACCGTCTGGGCTCACCTCTCCAGGGGTAATCGTTCCCTCTAACACCACCTCACTGCAACTTGGCACCTGCAGGTCAATCGTTTTGCAGGGGGTGAGCCGTACACCCTCCCCTGCATAAATGCCTGCAAACAGCCATTCACTGAGCTGCACTGGGATCGGCGTTGCTGCCGCCATCACAAGCAAAGGGTGCACACCAATAGCGATGGCAACCTCCAGCTTTTTGCCCATCGCCGCTGCCTTGCGCAGATGACGAGCCCCACCACGAACGCTCAACCAATGCACGGTCATGGTGTTGACCGATTGACGCTGCAACCGATACACCCCCACATTTGGAACCCCTGTTTCAGGGTCCTTCGTGATCACAAGTCCCAACGTGATCACACCACCAGCATCACCTGGCCAAGGTCGTATCAGAGGGATCTGATCAAGATTGACGTCATCTCCAAGAAACACCTGCTGACGGCAGGGAGGGACGAGATCGCGATCTGGTCGTGCCTTCACCAAATCCCAAAACACCCTTGCAAATTGTTTGGTCTCCTTGAGGTCTTTCGGAGGCCTCGGTTGCTGAAGAATTGCCAGTCGGGATCCAAGCTCCTCGAGTTGTTCAGCCCGCTCCAGACCCATGCTCCAGACCACACGCTCCACAGTGCCAAGAGTGTTAACGGCGACAGGCATGCTTGAGCCAATCACGTTCTCAAACAGAAGGGCTGGTCCACCAGCAGCAAGCACACGATCAGCGATGGCTGCTAGTTCAAGGTCTGGATCAACCGGCGCCGTGATGCGACGTAGCTGCCCACGCTCGTCCAGCAGCTTGAGGAAGTCCCGCAGATCTCTCGTTCCAGGGCCGGGGCCAATCAAAGCCATGGAGATGAAAGGGTGATCAGGTAGCAATCTCGTTACTGTGACGCACGCTGATCGAGATCGTGGCCATGAAGGTGTCCTATTTCCACGTTGCTGGTGAAGTACCAGACACCATCAATGGACCAGATGGTCCTGACGCTGCTGTTGTTATCGATGTACTGCGCGCCACCACCACCATTGCCTGGGCCCTGCATAACGGAGCAGAAGCGGTCCAAACCTTTGCTGATCTCGATGAACTTCGGGCGGAGGCCAACTCCTGGCCCGATGAACAGCGTCTGCTGGTAGGCGAGCGAGGAGGTTGCAAGCTCGATGGCTTTGATCTTGGCAATTCCCCTATGTCTGTTGTTCCCGACACAGTGAAGGGCAAACGCCTCTTCATGAGCACCACCAATGGCACCCGCTCCTTGCACCGGGTTCGAGAGGTGGCCTGTGTTCTCACGGTGGCATTGCCTAACCGTGAGGCGGTGGCACAACGACTGATCAATGATCAGCCAGAACAGGTGTGGATGGTGGGAAGCGGCTGGGAAGGCACCTATTCCTTGGAGGATTCATTAGCAGCTGGTGCTCTCGCCGACTCCCTCCTTGCCGCAGGAGCCACCGTTGCGAACGATGAAATGCAAGCGGCACTCGCTCTGTGGTCCCAATGGAAAGACAATCCTG
The Synechococcus sp. CC9311 DNA segment above includes these coding regions:
- a CDS encoding extracellular solute-binding protein, with product MKPFLFLTSLLPLALFAPAYAAEEVRVYSGRHYNTDRQVYKKFSDQTGIKVRLVEASGISLVQRLKSEGKNTKADVIILVDAARINNAANAGLFAPIQSSSLSKSVPSRYRDPNKRWFGLTRRVRAIIVNPAIVNPSSVTSYSQLASPALKGKVCLRKRKNVYNQSLVADQLALKGTAKVKSWLKGLTSNVSQPYFGGDIGLIRAVAQGQCGVGVVNHYYLARMRAGVNGKKDQQFANDVKIVMPNPAHVNISAAAVSRYSKNKKNAVKLIEFLASPKGSAGIAGPTYEFPLQGVGGSTYLKGMTKFTPDQVTISQLSRYNKEAIRLITEAGWK
- a CDS encoding 2-phosphosulfolactate phosphatase family protein codes for the protein MKVSYFHVAGEVPDTINGPDGPDAAVVIDVLRATTTIAWALHNGAEAVQTFADLDELRAEANSWPDEQRLLVGERGGCKLDGFDLGNSPMSVVPDTVKGKRLFMSTTNGTRSLHRVREVACVLTVALPNREAVAQRLINDQPEQVWMVGSGWEGTYSLEDSLAAGALADSLLAAGATVANDEMQAALALWSQWKDNPEACLRIASHGQRLIRLGDHDADFQRCAGLDQLSVVPTQAEQGVLRAVSG
- a CDS encoding Fe2+-dependent dioxygenase, with amino-acid sequence MNHLRLQILDQATCERLLERLANEAEWLDGSLTAGAHAKGGKRNFQINYDSALRKEIHELVERAMWNHPVVKGFCLPRKLHRFLISKTEKEGGYDTHVDNAYMSSGRSDLSFTLSLTDDTMYEGGDLEIDSISESYPIKLKQGEILIYPSTSLHRVCNVTSGIRTVCVGWIESYVQAENDRICLFQLESGARAVLAKHGRSDELDLIFLAYTNLLRRLGG
- a CDS encoding UbiD family decarboxylase — encoded protein: MALIGPGPGTRDLRDFLKLLDERGQLRRITAPVDPDLELAAIADRVLAAGGPALLFENVIGSSMPVAVNTLGTVERVVWSMGLERAEQLEELGSRLAILQQPRPPKDLKETKQFARVFWDLVKARPDRDLVPPCRQQVFLGDDVNLDQIPLIRPWPGDAGGVITLGLVITKDPETGVPNVGVYRLQRQSVNTMTVHWLSVRGGARHLRKAAAMGKKLEVAIAIGVHPLLVMAAATPIPVQLSEWLFAGIYAGEGVRLTPCKTIDLQVPSCSEVVLEGTITPGEVSPDGPFGDHMGFYGGVEDSPLVRFHCMTQRRSPIFLTTFSGRPPKEEAMLAIALNRIYTPILRQQIPEIRDFFLPMEALSYKLAVISIDKAYPGQAKRAAMAFWSALPQFTYTKFVVVVDEHINVRDPRQVVWAIAAQVDPQRDLFVLENTPFDTLDFASEQLGLGGRMAIDATTKIGPEKNHEWGKPLSRPADLEQKVSDRLEELGLSDLGNAEPDPALFGYVLDKLISIQPR